The sequence gaagatggaggccagggagctCATCAGGGCGGCCAGCATCACGGCCAGCATCAACCCCCGCAAACCTGTAGGGGGCAACAGAGAGTCAGActgcccgctccctgcagccccgcgccccctgccgagccccccgcccgctccctgcagcccggcgccccctgccgagacccccgccccccgctccctgcagcccggcgccccctgcccgctccctgcagctcggcgccccctgccgagacccccgccccccgctccctgcagcccggcgccccctgccgagccccccgcccgctccctgcagcacggcgccccctgccgagccccccgcccgctccctgcagctCGGCGCCCCCACTGCAATGCACTAAGGCATTGggggccagctccagctgctgACCGGCAGGCATGAGAGTCACCACCAGCTTGGGGTAGGCGATGTTGGAGCAGCCGACTTCAGTGCCACAGATCCGCTTGCAGTCCTCTGGCACCACGCAGGCCACCTCGTCTGGAGAGAACATGGGGTCAGCAGGGGGGCCCGGCCTGGAGGCAGGGGGCTAAGACATGGGGCAGCTGGGATcccgccagcagggggcagcggtGCCCAGCTGTCCCTGTCTCCTGGTGAGGTGAGGGGCACCGTACCTGGGTAAAGGACGCGGCTGATCATTCCTGGCATCACCATGAGGAACATCGGCAACAGCTTCAGGTACCCGCAGAGGATGCAGCCGGCTTTGACATGGGTCAGGCTCTTGCCCGCTAGGCAACGCTGCACAATCACCTGTGAGCAGGGAACGCCCCAGTGAAAGGCCCTGTGCCCTGAGTCAGCCCGTCCCCCACCCCggggctggagcggagccggcacccccagaggggaaaggccccgggccccattccccgcccccataCCTGGTCGCTGCACCAGTACCAGGTGGAGATGATGGTGAGGCCGAAGATTAGCGCTGGCCAGGGGAGGTCTCCGGTTAGGGGGTCGCGGAGGAGGTGGAAGGCGTCGGGGCGGGGCTGGTAGCAGGTGGCTGAGATGTTGTACAGGGCCGGGGCTGGCGAGAGGGTGTTGCTGGGAAGGGCCTCCAGGTACTTGTCAAAGAGCCCCTGGTAGCCCCCCACCTCGTGAAACGCTGCAAAGCAACCAACAGGGGGCACTGTGACGAAGAGAGACCGCGGCAGCCCGCTCCCCACAGCCGGGAGAACGCGGGACTGGGACCCGCCTCCAATAGCCAGcaccccagccccgctccttacagcaccccctgctggggctggaggcacCGGGCTGCAATTCCTGCCCCTGTCCATGGGGGAGCAGCGGGTGGGTCTCACTCACCAAAGCCCATGAGGACGAAGGCTCCCCCAATGATGACGAAGGTTTGCACGGTGTCGGTGTACATCAGGGCCGCCAGCCCCcctgggagagaaaggaggagtggGGTGAAACGGTGCCCAcctgcgcccccctccccgccctgggctccccccccagatGCGCCCCGTTACCTGTCACGGTGTAAATGGCGGTAATTAGGAGCAGGGCAATGACAGCGATGTAgatatcccagcccagagcctgctggATAAACACAGCCCCCGAGAACATGTCCACCTACCGCGGGCGATACAGGGTGCGGGTCTCAGCGCGGGGCCGGTgtacacagcaccccctgctgggagtaGCCGGGAGCACCACccacagccagggctcccgccccCGGGAAGAAGATTAATTACGTACTGAGATTTTAGTGAAGATGTAGAGAAAGAGGGACAGGATGGACAGATAGATCCGGATTCGCCGGCCCCCAAATCGCTTCTTCAGATACTGGGGCATCGTGATCACCTGCAGATAAAGGGAGAACagaacggaacccaggagtcctggctcccagccacccactgctctaacccaccagccccccctcccttcccagagccggggagagaacccagaagtcctggctcccagcccccctgctctaactcaccagacccccgtcccttcccagagctggggagagaacccagaagtcctggctcccagcctcccgccTATACCCAGTGTGATGCTCACCCCGGCAGTGAGGTAGACAGGTACGAAGAGCCATCCGAGGAGGAGAACCACGAAGAGAGCCTGGTGGGAAAGCGGAGCGGGGtcagggagggggagatggggcaggaaCGGGGAGGGGGTTATGGGCACTCGAAATCACTTACATTCCACTCGAAGCCGGCCACCGCCAGCCCATTGGCAGCACCGGTGCCAGCCAGCCCCACGAAGTGCCCACTGCCGATGTTACTGGCAAAGAGAGACGCACCCACCTGCAGCACAGCACAAGGGAGAGGGACTGGGCATTGGATAGATGCACCAAGCATTGTCCCTAatgccacccccttcccctgggcACTGCCCTAatgccaccccctgcccccagactctGTCCCTAACGTCACCTCCTGCCCCCAGGCACTGTCCTTAacgccaccccctgcccccagtcacTGTCCCTAatgccaccccctgcccctgggcaCTGCCCCTAACACCACCCCCTGCCACTCAACCTCATCTCCTTGCTATGGTCCCCCTGATGTCAATCCCTTGCCCCCCCATCCTCACCCCAGCTGCTGCTAGGGTCAAGTATTAACCCTCTTCCCTAAACCCAGCTCTGAATCCATTCCTGAGATTGATGGGTTAGccccatacacatctatctatctatctatctatctatctatctatctatctatctatctatctatctatccccatacacacctttcatctatctatctatctatctatctatctatctatctatctatctatctatctatctatctatctatcttatcCTGCCCCCATTGCAATACTCACCGGCCACCAGACCATGTTTCTACCAGCCAGGAAGTAACCCCCGATGGTGTTCCGGTTGGTGCGGCACATGGACTACAGGGGCGAGAGCGGGAGGAGGGCATTTTCCAGGGGCTGGATGCTGCGTTTCTCCACCAGCTCCAGAGATACCCAACCAGCTCCGTCTCCCTCCACGGGGTgagtccccccagctctggctggAGACGCCAGGCTCAGAGAAGGGCgatgggaaggagcagggagctggaccAAATCTCCTCTGGAGAGTGACTGGCCTGGGGCTCAGAGATTCTCAGGCCGGCCGGGTC is a genomic window of Malaclemys terrapin pileata isolate rMalTer1 chromosome 4, rMalTer1.hap1, whole genome shotgun sequence containing:
- the SLC5A2 gene encoding LOW QUALITY PROTEIN: sodium/glucose cotransporter 2 (The sequence of the model RefSeq protein was modified relative to this genomic sequence to represent the inferred CDS: deleted 1 base in 1 codon); translated protein: MERVPQPRAVINNPADIGVIVGYFILVICVGLWSMCRTNRNTIGGYFLAGRNMVWWPVGASLFASNIGSGHFVGLAGTGAANGLAVAGFEWNALFVVLLLGWLFVPVYLTAGVITMPQYLKKRFGGRRIRIYLSILSLFLYIFTKISVDMFSGAVFIQQALGWDIYIAVIALLLITAIYTVTGGLAALMYTDTVQTFVIIGGAFVLMGFAFHEVGGYQGLFDKYLEALPSNTLSPAPALYNISATCYQPRPDAFHLLRDPLTGDLPWPALIFGLTIISTWYWCSDQVIVQRCLAGKSLTHVKAGCILCGYLKLLPMFLMVMPGMISRVLYPDEVACVVPEDCKRICGTEVGCSNIAYPKLVVTLMPAGLRGLMLAVMLAALMSSLASIFNSSSTLFTMDIYNRLRPRARSKELLIVGRVWILCMVAISIAWIPVVQAAQSGQLFDYIQSIASYLAPPIAAVFFLALFVKRVNEPGAFWGLVGGLLMGLARLLPEFAYGTGSCIFPSACPRFICGVHYLYFAIILFLASVVLVVGVSLCTPPISDKHLHRLVFSLRHSKEERVDLDTEEEEEERRRQETRQQQGVAANGAVEHVLEVEGPPAGQPQGCVGRCMAWLCSLGGAARRTPEPGVERLPDITEHPTWSRVVNLNAIVMMAIALFLWGYYA